Below is a genomic region from Scyliorhinus canicula chromosome 2, sScyCan1.1, whole genome shotgun sequence.
CAAAATGCATACCCAATTTGGCTTGACAAAGATCTTCAAGAAAATGCCAGCGGAATGAAAGGGAATGGAAAAATGCAAATtactgctgaaatctgaaaccgaaagagaaaatgctggaaagtttcaagacgtctggcagcatctgtagggagagaaaggagctgacGTTTAGAGTcctgatgaccctttgtcaaagatgcAAGGGAATGGAAGTGGTATCATGATGTTTGGGCATTCCATAGAATCTATTGAATCCTTACAGTatttaaggaggccatttggcccactgagtctgcaccgaccctccaaaagagcactctacccaggtgtACTCCATTGCCCACCCCAACCGTATAATCCcacataacttgcacatccctgcacactagggggcaagttatcatggccaaatcacctaacctgcacatctttggactgtgggacgaaaccggagcacccggaggaaacccacacaggcacggggagaacatgcaaactccacatagtcacccaaggttggaatcaaacccaggtctatgatgctgtgaggcagcagtgctacccactgtggcaccgtgctgcctggcAGGCATTGGACAGAGGCCCTAATATTTGGGGAACTGATAGTGGTGTCTTGCCCTCGTCACTTATGTTTTTCacctatttattaaaaaaaacattattttaacCACACTTCAAGATTAGAATGACAActcccttgaggggcagttaagagtcagccacattgttgtgggcctggagtcacatatcggccagaccaggtaacaatggcagatttctttccctaaaggacattagtgaaccaaatgggtttttatgacaatcgaaatatcatggtcatcactagacttttaattccagatttttattgcattcaaatatcaccatctgctgtggtatgATTTAAGCCTAGAATCCAGAGTACTCTGgatcactggattactagtccagtgacaataccacaatgacACCACCTCCCCATATTCAATGAAGTGGATACACAGACATTAGGGACAAATTCTCAAATActttaaagaaagaaagacttgcattcatatattGCATTTCATGGCTTTGGGATGCCTCAAAGCATGTACAGATTTGGAactctgtcactgggtcaaaatcctggaactccctccctaacagcacagttgatgtacctacagcacatggactggaacagttcaagaaggcggcttacCACGACCTTTTCAAGGGCTATTCCTCTGGAACTTATAACTTCTGCTGATCTGttacatgtatgtcttattatcCTCTATCTCGTGTTCTTCTGGAAATGGCCGGATGAGCCTCTCTTTATAGTTATAAATGATTTTTATTGCATGTTTCATGTGCTGTTCAAATTATTTTCCAGGCAGGAGGATGCCATCATATTTCTGCTGAAACCACCTCATTGATTCTTCCTTGGAAATTTTGTGTTTAGACCCAATGTGTCCCCTTTTCACCTTTTTATCAGAAATGCTGAAACCAGGCCGCCCCATGACCACATAGAAATCCAGACCATCAATTCCAATACTAGGATAGTACTTGATGCCCAAATCAATGTATTCCTGGATCCCAAAGCCAAAGTTCCCAGTGTTACAGAAGTTGCTCTTCCTCAGTTCATATTCCCGAACCTTTAGACCCTTCTCTAAAATTTCCTCAGCGTTGGCTCCACAGATTGTGCAATGAACAGCAATCTTCTCAATTCTTCGAATCCCAAATGACTGCACAGTGTAGCGAGCTTTAGAAAACACTGGGGTCTGGCCAGTGAGTTGCTCCAGTACTTTAGCAGCTCTGGTGAGTCTGTCACCACTTTCACCTACACAGATATTCAGACATAGCTTCCGAATGCGGAGCCCACGCATAGGATTTTCCTTCTTTTCACCCGCCATTCCCACAGCAGCTCAACAGCGAAAACAAAAGCGAGCCTCTCTTTATAGACAGGTCCCCCAGTCACATAACCTTGTTCTTGAGACCCCATGGTGCGTCTGTACCACCACCCGCTGATAAGGAGGTCTCACAACCATCCACGATGATATGGTCCATAGGCTAACGCCACACCTACTGATGTAAGAGTTGAATATTTGATGTCTGGAGTATTTCCTGCCCTGGAGGGGAGGATTTCTCCTCTCTGCAATCTACCGCCTGTGCAACAGCCTCCAAGATGGTCCTCGTGAAGTTTAGTGGTCTCTCAACACTTGTTTCAGCCATATTTATCTTTTCAAATGTGTTTTTCTGAGGCCAGAATGCATCTCCTTTCAGAGGTTCTGGGTGCCTTTAGGTACATGAAAGCCCTGAAATAGAGAGCAGTGTTTTCAAATTATGAGTCGCCATTTCAATCCGAGATGGGGAGTTTTTTTTAATCTCCCAGCAggtgtgcgactttggaactctccgcCTCAGAAGGTGGAGATGGtgtaattgaatatttttaaggccgaggTAGTCAGGTTATTGTTAAATAGGGGaatgagagcagcacggtggcacagtggctagcattgctgcctcatggtgccgaggtcccaggttcgatcccagctctggctcactgtccatgtggagtttgcacattccccccatgtttgcgtgtgttctctctcccccccccacacacacaacccaaagatgtgcaggataggtgggttggccactctaaattgctccttaattggaaaaaataaattggctactctaaataggGGAATGAAAGGTTAGCggaggtagatgggaatgtggaattcggaacacaaaaagatcagccatgattttattaagtggtggagcaggcttgaaactACAGCCAAATCAAGGTGCGATTGAATTTCTGGGTCATTATTTTAAATACAGTCGGATTTTAACTTTTGTAAGGTCAAGTACATTTGGTATAATGTGAATATTCATCAATGTCTATTCAAATTTACTCTGACTTACATGAATGTGTTAGAATGTTATTAT
It encodes:
- the LOC119962035 gene encoding 60S ribosomal protein L11-like, coding for MAGEKKENPMRGLRIRKLCLNICVGESGDRLTRAAKVLEQLTGQTPVFSKARYTVQSFGIRRIEKIAVHCTICGANAEEILEKGLKVREYELRKSNFCNTGNFGFGIQEYIDLGIKYYPSIGIDGLDFYVVMGRPGFSISDKKVKRGHIGSKHKISKEESMRWFQQKYDGILLPGK